One Branchiostoma lanceolatum isolate klBraLanc5 chromosome 18, klBraLanc5.hap2, whole genome shotgun sequence DNA window includes the following coding sequences:
- the LOC136424236 gene encoding solute carrier family 22 member 18-like isoform X2: protein MTTPEDEEMAPKTKSSEETRKVLVSLHANVAIHSACVFMQGIAFTYLSKRLGVSPTVWGYLNTCAALCHLVGSPIYGRFGDLYGGRKALALSFLSMFATCILLAVADSVPMLFISRLPLVFMQVMPGAHMVVADATDDASRSDAMGKVGMFFGIGLLIGPVLGGWLSEHYSEHLTCVVAAVLSLLQVVLVMLFVPAQMKPVSQDEHRTKSGSSVFDMKEIARLCSIPQVKQLLIIRCLSLLPSMLLQSTFPIIMASTFDMGPQDSGIFMAYIGLVSMLTMGVGVGIITKRFTDLTILRCSTMSFIVSNVFMIGASKIWHMYVTVTPADVGGATMGVIMNSALTKVVPAEDTGAVMGLSGAMQHLVHTVAPSIGGWLLENYGFPSIGILAAALNTALVLYLFLGNVSKSFTYQKNSSGTTTI, encoded by the exons ATGACAACCCCGGAAGACGAAGAAATGGCGCCGAAGACGAAAAGTTCGGAGGAAACCCGGAAAGTTTTGGTGTCTCTTCACGCGAATGTGGCCATCCACAGCGCCTGTGTTTTTATGCAGGGAATCGCCTTCACT tacCTATCCAAGAGGCTAGGTGTCTCCCCTACTGTATGGGGCTACCTGAACACCTGTGCTGCCCTATGTCACCTTGTCGGAAGCCCCATCTACGGCAGGTTTGGAGACCTGTATGGCGGCAGGAAGGCTCTGGCCCTGTCCTTCCTCTCCATGTTTGCTACCTGTATCCTCCTGGCTGTGGCCGACAGTGTGCCGATGTTGTTCATCTCTAGACTACCGTTGGTATTCATGCAAGTCATGCCAg GTGCCCACATGGTGGTAGCTGATGCCACAGACGATGCGTCGCGATCAGACGCCATGGGGAAAGTGGGGATGTTCTTCGGTATTGGTCTCCTCATCGGGCCTGTCTTAGGAGGCTGGCTCTCTGAACACTACAG TGAACACTTGACCTGTGTAGTGGCTGCTGTCCTGTCCTTGTTACAGGTGGTTCTTGTCATGTTGTTTGTACCGGCACAGATGAAACCTGTTTCACAGGATGAACACAGGACAAAGTCAG GGTCCAGTGTGTTTGATATGAAGGAGATCGCCCGTCTGTGCAGCATCCCGCAGGTCAAACAGCTCCTCATCATCCGCTGCCTGTCCCTGTTACCCAGCATGCTCCTCCAGTCGACCTTCCCCATCATCATGGCCAGCACATTCGACATGGGTCCGCAGGACAGCGGCATCTTCATGGCGTACATCGGGCTAGTCAGTATG CTGACTATGGGAGTAGGTGTTGGTATCATCACGAAGAGGTTCACTGACCTGACTAttctccgctgcagtaccatgtcCTTCATAGTATCAAATGTCTTCATG ATAGGTGCTTCCAAAATCTGGCACATGTACGTTACTGTAACACCTGCCGACGTGGGAGGGGCTACTATGGGGGTTATCATGAACAGTGCACTCACTAAAGTTGTGCCTGCTGAGGACACAG GTGCAGTGATGGGCCTAAGTGGTGCCATGCAGCATCTTGTCCATACTGTGGCACCAAGTATAGGAGGATGGCTGCTCGAAAATTATGGCTTTCCCTCTATAGGAATCCTTGCAGCAGCGTTGAACACTGCTTTAGTCTTGTATCTGTTCCTTGGAAATGTTTCCAAAAGTTTTACCTACCAGAAAAATTCGTCTGGAACTACTACCATTTAA
- the LOC136424840 gene encoding NHL repeat-containing protein 3-like: MMKHELKMRYTEDPDWPKGTGHFAGPVVSCDVLSVGTTTEVFIAQRSEEEKVRVYSEDGTLLRSWKTDQLDAPHGLRVHIPSGGGVESAEVWVTDVGQGPYGCSLKMFDRHGNLKVTLGTPGERGSDLDPLQFDQVADVAFNCSGDMFVVDGDDGINHRLLKLSADRQLLWSVGEEGTGPGQFRVPHSVDVDRFGQVWVADRRNRRIQVFNGQTGSYIGEWTLEEDVYAIRFSTDKSIVFVLQELVGDLLMLESPNVPGFLGNHKLIDILHMPIPVIPHMFCVSKVTEAVFIAQLGAKQCQKFVRGTGKAKCWLSLVIVYGGGKSCVQIVARKAITEIYSMG; the protein is encoded by the exons ATGATGAAACACGAACTAAAAATGCGGTACACGGAAGACCCCGACTGGCCGAAGGGTACCGGTCATTTCGCGGGGCCGGTGGTAAGTTGTGACGTCCTATCCGTAGGGACAACCACCGAGGTATTCATCGCACAG AGGAGTGAGGAAGAGAAAGTGAGAGTGTACTCAGAAGATGGGACTCTCCTTCGCAGTTGGAAGACGGACCAGCTTGACGCTCCACACGGGCTAAGGGTACATATACCTTCGGGGGGAGGAGTGGAGTCGGCCGAGGTGTGGGTGACCGACGTCGGACAAG GACCATACGGTTGCTCCTTAAAGATGTTTGATCGTCATGGCAACCTTAAGGTGACACTTGGCACGCCAGGTGAGAGAGGATCTGACCTTGACCCATTACAGTTTGACCAAGTTGCGGACGTAGCGTTCAACTGTTCGGGAGACATGTTCGTGGTCGATGGCGATGATGGCATCAACCATAGGCTCCTGAAGCTGTCAGCAG ACCGCCAGCTCCTCTGGAGTGTCGGTGAGGAAGGGACCGGTCCCGGCCAGTTCCGGGTGCCACACAGCGTAGACGTGGACAGGTTCGGGCAGGTGTGGGTGGCAGACAGAAGGAACCGGCGGATCCAGGTCTTCAACGGGCAGACGGGCAGCTACATCGGCGAGTGGACCCTCGAAGAGGATGTCTATGCAATCAG GTTTAGCACAGACAAGTCCATCGTTTTTGTTCTCCAAGAATTGGTTGGCGATCTTTTGATGTTGGAGTCTCCGAACGTGCCCGGTTTCCTAGGCAACCACAAGTTGATTGACATTTTGCACATGCCGATTCCGGTTATACCGCACATGTTCTGTGTTAGCAAGGTGACAGAGGCTGTCTTTATTGCTCAACTTGGAGCTAAACAGTGCCAGAAATTCGTCCGCGGAACAGGAAAGGCAAAGTGCTGGCTTTCTCTTGTAATCGTATATGGCGGGGGGAAATCTTGTGTGCAGATTGTTGCAAGGAAAGCAATTACAGAAATTTATTCTATGGGATGA
- the LOC136424236 gene encoding solute carrier family 22 member 18-like isoform X1, with the protein MTTPEDEEMAPKTKSSEETRKVLVSLHANVAIHSACVFMQGIAFTYLSKRLGVSPTVWGYLNTCAALCHLVGSPIYGRFGDLYGGRKALALSFLSMFATCILLAVADSVPMLFISRLPLVFMQVMPGAHMVVADATDDASRSDAMGKVGMFFGIGLLIGPVLGGWLSEHYSEHLTCVVAAVLSLLQVVLVMLFVPAQMKPVSQDEHRTKSAGSSVFDMKEIARLCSIPQVKQLLIIRCLSLLPSMLLQSTFPIIMASTFDMGPQDSGIFMAYIGLVSMLTMGVGVGIITKRFTDLTILRCSTMSFIVSNVFMIGASKIWHMYVTVTPADVGGATMGVIMNSALTKVVPAEDTGAVMGLSGAMQHLVHTVAPSIGGWLLENYGFPSIGILAAALNTALVLYLFLGNVSKSFTYQKNSSGTTTI; encoded by the exons ATGACAACCCCGGAAGACGAAGAAATGGCGCCGAAGACGAAAAGTTCGGAGGAAACCCGGAAAGTTTTGGTGTCTCTTCACGCGAATGTGGCCATCCACAGCGCCTGTGTTTTTATGCAGGGAATCGCCTTCACT tacCTATCCAAGAGGCTAGGTGTCTCCCCTACTGTATGGGGCTACCTGAACACCTGTGCTGCCCTATGTCACCTTGTCGGAAGCCCCATCTACGGCAGGTTTGGAGACCTGTATGGCGGCAGGAAGGCTCTGGCCCTGTCCTTCCTCTCCATGTTTGCTACCTGTATCCTCCTGGCTGTGGCCGACAGTGTGCCGATGTTGTTCATCTCTAGACTACCGTTGGTATTCATGCAAGTCATGCCAg GTGCCCACATGGTGGTAGCTGATGCCACAGACGATGCGTCGCGATCAGACGCCATGGGGAAAGTGGGGATGTTCTTCGGTATTGGTCTCCTCATCGGGCCTGTCTTAGGAGGCTGGCTCTCTGAACACTACAG TGAACACTTGACCTGTGTAGTGGCTGCTGTCCTGTCCTTGTTACAGGTGGTTCTTGTCATGTTGTTTGTACCGGCACAGATGAAACCTGTTTCACAGGATGAACACAGGACAAAGTCAG CAGGGTCCAGTGTGTTTGATATGAAGGAGATCGCCCGTCTGTGCAGCATCCCGCAGGTCAAACAGCTCCTCATCATCCGCTGCCTGTCCCTGTTACCCAGCATGCTCCTCCAGTCGACCTTCCCCATCATCATGGCCAGCACATTCGACATGGGTCCGCAGGACAGCGGCATCTTCATGGCGTACATCGGGCTAGTCAGTATG CTGACTATGGGAGTAGGTGTTGGTATCATCACGAAGAGGTTCACTGACCTGACTAttctccgctgcagtaccatgtcCTTCATAGTATCAAATGTCTTCATG ATAGGTGCTTCCAAAATCTGGCACATGTACGTTACTGTAACACCTGCCGACGTGGGAGGGGCTACTATGGGGGTTATCATGAACAGTGCACTCACTAAAGTTGTGCCTGCTGAGGACACAG GTGCAGTGATGGGCCTAAGTGGTGCCATGCAGCATCTTGTCCATACTGTGGCACCAAGTATAGGAGGATGGCTGCTCGAAAATTATGGCTTTCCCTCTATAGGAATCCTTGCAGCAGCGTTGAACACTGCTTTAGTCTTGTATCTGTTCCTTGGAAATGTTTCCAAAAGTTTTACCTACCAGAAAAATTCGTCTGGAACTACTACCATTTAA